The Acidimicrobiia bacterium nucleotide sequence TTTTGCATGCCGCAATCGCCTCAAATCCACCGATACCCACGGCGCCATCGGTACCATCCCGGCCGGAGTAAGGACCCCATGAAACGACTTATCGTTCTCGTGGCTGTTGCGTCGTTCCTGCTGGGAGCCTGCAGCCCCGAGATCAAACCTCTGGCCGACCCCGGTATGGGAGAGCTGAGCCTCACCAGCATCGTGTACGCCGCCGACGGATCGGTTATCGCCGAATGGCACGAAACCGAAGACCGAATACTCGTCGACTTCGCCGATTTGCCGGTTCATCTGCTCAACGCAGTCGTCGCGATCGAGGATCAGCGTTTTTGGAGCCACCAGGGCGTCGACCTTCGGGCCGTAGCCAGGGCACTTGTAGCCGACGCCAACGCCGGGGCCATCGTCCAGGGCGGCTCGACCATCACCCAGC carries:
- a CDS encoding transglycosylase domain-containing protein translates to MKRLIVLVAVASFLLGACSPEIKPLADPGMGELSLTSIVYAADGSVIAEWHETEDRILVDFADLPVHLLNAVVAIEDQRFWSHQGVDLRAVARALVADANAGAIVQGGSTITQQYIKNVVLTPEVTIDRKIEEATLALRLEETLTKEQILERYLNTVYFGSGYYGVGSASQGYFGKPISEVTLGEAALLAGFIQSPSTTDPRLNQQAALDRRSVVLDK